Proteins from one Oscillatoria nigro-viridis PCC 7112 genomic window:
- a CDS encoding circadian clock protein KaiA: MLPQLSIGIFVRSEEIAASAIELLRGERYALTHIKSAVELLGFLKHNYHLDCLVLEVDGDLRSLLGKLQERSIFLPAVIFSPHAHVDGRPEAPYSDGCEAAASTANQSQDESCAFFYHAAEVQLAIARSSEIAAGIDRAIAQFLKLSTPVPVNYQSVTVDATAQLTAQSLLSRQQRRLAEKLRERLGYLGVYYKRNSQIFLRNLSGSEKQKFLEQLKSSYRDIVLNYFSQDAAVNNQIDEFVNLAFFADVPVTQIVEIHMELMDEFAKQLKLEGRNEEILLDYRLTLIDAIAHMCEMYRRSIPKETSQGRM, encoded by the coding sequence TTGCTTCCTCAACTGTCTATCGGTATTTTTGTCCGCTCCGAGGAAATCGCAGCCTCTGCGATCGAGCTTTTGAGAGGCGAACGCTATGCTTTAACGCACATTAAGTCGGCAGTGGAGCTTTTGGGGTTCCTTAAACACAATTATCACCTTGATTGTTTGGTTTTGGAGGTGGATGGGGATCTGCGATCGCTTCTGGGCAAGCTGCAAGAACGATCGATCTTTTTGCCTGCTGTAATATTTTCGCCTCACGCGCACGTAGATGGCCGGCCCGAAGCACCATATTCAGATGGTTGTGAGGCCGCAGCCAGTACCGCCAACCAGAGTCAAGACGAAAGCTGTGCTTTTTTTTATCACGCTGCTGAGGTGCAACTGGCAATCGCTCGATCGAGCGAAATAGCTGCCGGTATCGATCGGGCGATCGCACAATTTCTGAAACTTTCAACTCCGGTTCCTGTCAATTACCAATCCGTAACGGTCGATGCGACAGCCCAATTGACTGCTCAAAGTTTGCTCAGCCGACAGCAGCGGCGACTGGCGGAAAAATTACGGGAGCGATTAGGATACTTAGGTGTGTATTATAAAAGAAATTCCCAGATTTTTTTGAGAAATCTGTCGGGATCGGAGAAGCAAAAGTTTTTGGAGCAACTCAAGTCAAGCTATCGCGACATCGTTTTGAATTATTTTTCTCAAGATGCTGCGGTCAACAATCAAATAGATGAATTTGTGAATTTGGCTTTTTTTGCTGACGTTCCCGTGACTCAAATTGTAGAAATTCACATGGAATTGATGGACGAGTTTGCTAAACAGCTAAAATTAGAAGGGCGCAACGAGGAAATATTGCTTGATTACCGTTTGACTCTGATTGACGCGATCGCTCATATGTGCGAGATGTATCGGCGATCGATTCCGAAAGAGACCTCTCAAGGTAGAATGTAG
- the kaiB gene encoding circadian clock protein KaiB: MSPLKKTYVLKLYVAGNTPNSVRALKTLKDILEQEFQGVYALKVIDVLKNPQLAEEDKILATPTLAKILPPPVRKIIGDLSDREKVLIGLDLLYEELREEDLNS, from the coding sequence ATGAGTCCTCTGAAGAAAACCTACGTTCTGAAGCTATACGTTGCGGGGAATACTCCCAACTCAGTGCGAGCTTTAAAAACCCTAAAGGACATCCTAGAACAAGAATTTCAAGGCGTCTACGCGCTGAAAGTCATAGATGTTCTCAAAAATCCTCAGCTAGCAGAAGAGGACAAAATATTGGCAACCCCGACGCTGGCCAAAATCCTGCCGCCGCCGGTGCGAAAAATTATTGGCGATTTGTCCGATCGTGAGAAAGTTCTGATAGGATTAGATTTGCTCTATGAAGAACTTCGCGAAGAAGACCTGAATTCATAA
- a CDS encoding glutathione S-transferase family protein, producing the protein MTPLSWTELEALTDFEVDRVNGPTNAQARLRLFGKTESDVRVTLYRDNHAWCPYCQKIWLWLEEKQIPYRIEKVTMFCYGEKESWYKRKVPSGMLPAIELDGRIITESDDILIALERVYGPLGLGMENPAVIPLRRLERLLFRAWCTWLCYPASSAKAEQHNRNQFISVVAQVEKALASTPGPYFLDEFGTADVIFTPYVERMNASLYYYKGYSMREENPRFADWFAAMETRPTYRGTQSDFHTHVHDLPPQMGGCYENGEPQMLLNKARVDNGPWAGLPDVMYPEPETSRAEALHRVIKHHRNIIRVNPADDKLFDEALRCALTLMMTGEVCTPPAGSDAALRYLRDRVNVPRDMSIYAAKRLREALEETAALVGDGQGSPILLKHRRDQDPANFV; encoded by the coding sequence ATGACCCCCCTAAGCTGGACAGAATTAGAAGCCCTCACAGACTTTGAAGTCGATCGCGTCAACGGGCCAACCAACGCCCAAGCCCGCTTGCGCCTGTTTGGTAAAACCGAATCCGATGTCCGAGTCACCCTGTACCGCGACAACCACGCCTGGTGTCCCTACTGCCAAAAAATCTGGTTGTGGTTGGAAGAAAAACAAATCCCCTACCGCATTGAAAAAGTCACCATGTTCTGCTATGGGGAAAAAGAAAGTTGGTACAAGCGCAAAGTGCCATCGGGAATGCTACCGGCGATCGAACTAGACGGCCGCATCATCACCGAAAGCGATGACATCTTAATCGCCCTCGAACGAGTCTACGGCCCCTTGGGTTTGGGCATGGAAAACCCGGCAGTAATACCCCTGCGGCGGTTAGAGCGACTGCTGTTTAGGGCCTGGTGTACCTGGCTGTGCTACCCAGCAAGTTCAGCCAAAGCAGAACAGCACAACCGCAACCAATTTATCAGCGTCGTCGCCCAGGTAGAAAAGGCTCTCGCCAGCACTCCGGGGCCTTATTTCCTCGATGAATTTGGCACTGCGGATGTCATCTTTACGCCCTACGTCGAACGCATGAATGCCAGTCTTTACTATTACAAAGGCTACTCGATGCGGGAAGAAAACCCGCGCTTTGCTGACTGGTTTGCGGCGATGGAAACCCGCCCTACCTATCGAGGCACTCAGAGCGATTTTCACACCCACGTCCACGATTTACCGCCTCAGATGGGCGGGTGTTATGAAAACGGCGAACCTCAGATGCTACTCAATAAAGCCCGCGTGGATAATGGGCCTTGGGCTGGACTGCCGGATGTGATGTATCCAGAACCGGAAACCTCACGCGCTGAAGCACTTCACCGCGTCATTAAGCACCACCGCAACATCATTCGAGTCAATCCTGCTGATGACAAGTTATTCGATGAGGCTTTGCGTTGTGCTTTAACTTTGATGATGACTGGCGAAGTTTGTACGCCGCCGGCTGGTTCTGATGCGGCTTTGCGGTATTTGCGCGATCGGGTGAATGTGCCCCGCGATATGTCGATTTACGCGGCCAAGCGGCTGAGGGAAGCGTTGGAGGAAACGGCGGCTTTGGTGGGTGATGGCCAAGGTTCTCCGATTCTGTTGAAGCATCGGCGAGATCAAGATCCGGCTAATTTTGTGTAG
- a CDS encoding tetratricopeptide repeat protein: protein MPNRIPLISLLLALGLGAMPDPAACQALLPYTLQIDSAQLEQTALSLSEEAVQLARLQQYQLAVPRAELATQLAPKNAQTWTLLGSLYLQVEQLDKGIEALGQAQSLSPENPSIKFVLGEAYFRKANYEKAIEYLQAGLKLKPDTPGALFDLGNAFYKLKRFDQAIAQYEKAFALEKNLWPAINNIGLVKYEIGDVDSAIKRWEQAIGIDNKAAESMLALAVAFYTKGDKAKGLAMGEAALKLDKRYATVEYLKENLWGDRLIADTQKLLATPEMKAALDKIQDTPPPPQMSP from the coding sequence GTGCCTAATCGCATTCCTTTAATATCTCTGCTACTCGCACTCGGTTTGGGGGCAATGCCCGATCCGGCTGCCTGTCAGGCACTCCTGCCTTACACCCTGCAAATCGACTCCGCCCAACTCGAACAAACTGCCTTGAGCCTTTCAGAAGAAGCCGTTCAGTTAGCCAGACTCCAGCAGTACCAACTCGCCGTCCCCAGAGCCGAACTCGCCACACAGTTAGCCCCCAAGAATGCTCAAACTTGGACTTTGTTAGGCAGCTTGTACCTTCAAGTCGAGCAGTTGGACAAAGGCATTGAAGCTTTGGGGCAAGCTCAATCTCTGTCACCAGAAAATCCATCAATTAAATTTGTCTTGGGAGAAGCTTACTTTCGGAAAGCGAACTACGAGAAAGCAATTGAATATTTGCAAGCAGGATTAAAACTCAAACCAGACACTCCAGGTGCATTATTTGATTTAGGCAATGCTTTTTATAAGCTGAAGCGGTTCGATCAGGCGATCGCCCAATACGAAAAAGCCTTTGCTTTAGAAAAAAACCTGTGGCCTGCTATTAACAATATCGGATTAGTTAAATACGAAATCGGGGATGTTGATAGCGCCATCAAACGCTGGGAACAGGCGATCGGGATCGACAACAAAGCAGCCGAATCAATGCTAGCTCTAGCAGTAGCATTCTACACCAAAGGTGACAAAGCAAAAGGCTTAGCGATGGGAGAAGCAGCTCTGAAACTCGACAAACGCTATGCTACCGTAGAATATCTCAAAGAAAACCTGTGGGGCGATCGTTTAATTGCAGATACCCAAAAGTTGCTAGCCACTCCTGAAATGAAAGCAGCGCTGGATAAAATTCAAGACACCCCACCCCCTCCCCAAATGTCGCCTTAA
- a CDS encoding ATP-binding response regulator has protein sequence MPLTTPSLKNFIEPVPLCLQTGALESLQSIFKSCNCDRVAIVNEQLQPLGLVYLRSLWAWGADRTNDGQQPLSESQIAIEPVRALPGAMSVSEFWQYLQTEELNAPARSNRETAGISSNNPIALTDASGQFLGMLDSLSLLQFAALNSSSLCSLTEPATAVKEIELKPVSEAIATALDAQVRFLEAGLKPSENLNSLVQLLEKLPLPLRLQTPTAQIVSQNAAWRILLGAGPEPVPEPAANLGKHSPRKPSHLTSKYKSVQLEAIAKECRSLVGASRSGDSLRDSLAARDSTAATSCPLPLYAAASPSTLTAPAWCPTAGKPDTYICDCPVQKGQERIWQFVKQPLSEQLILVMGQDVTEEHLVAKELAAKNADLIHLNRLKDEFLSCISHELKTPLTAVLGLSSLLKDKLIGELNDRQTRYAKLIHKSGRHLMTIVNDILDLTRMETGQLELIPEAVEIASTCQRAFEQAKQLQQQEEKNPPTQSKTDGTANAEPSAQIEFTLEIEPGLSQLIADELRLRQMLVNLLSNALKFTELGGKIGLKVNVWEGWIAFTVWDTGIGIPADKQHLIFQKFQQLESPLTRRFQGTGLGLVLTQRLARLHGGDVSFISSENQGSQFTLLLPPNPPGNSEEVPASGADEEELLKPQYQTLTANSRSRLVLIVEAVPKYIEDLTNVLSGLGYQVIVARSGTEAVEKARRFSPEAIFLNPLLPLLSGWDVLTLLKSDPDTRSIPAIVTATRGEKERASVNRAEGFLSLPVEEPALRRLLADLIDHSNSSSAKVRSSLTVLWLSPQNSSSQGSALLLNPNYCRVLEADDLGQAELVARIWRPDAIVLDGTSQLQNPLAFIEQLSRSRNLGSLPLVTLDHPTTQLANQVKGLSVFPCLATSSPDDSETSPTELMPSALWQVIQVAAGMSWKPSILFADISTLPDLQRTSGGNPTEELEHGDRSTAAEIPLPNSQFSTPNFQALIHYIHTAGFRGSIAQSWTEVLQQLQYQSVDLVLLCLRDAPSESPAMLQALSNLRQMAVKLPILVWDYRSAVNSESEAIDFLLQEVSAKILPSSLSAAQLLDKIQQTLLTHSSS, from the coding sequence ATGCCACTCACCACCCCCAGTCTCAAAAATTTTATCGAGCCAGTGCCGCTGTGCCTCCAAACGGGTGCGCTAGAATCGCTGCAGTCAATTTTCAAATCCTGCAACTGCGATCGAGTCGCAATAGTCAACGAACAGCTACAGCCCCTGGGATTAGTTTACCTCCGCAGCCTTTGGGCTTGGGGAGCCGATCGCACAAACGACGGGCAGCAACCTTTGTCAGAAAGCCAGATCGCGATCGAACCAGTCAGGGCATTACCCGGCGCGATGAGCGTCAGCGAATTCTGGCAGTACCTGCAAACAGAGGAACTGAACGCCCCAGCCCGGTCAAACCGCGAAACCGCCGGCATTTCATCCAACAACCCGATCGCCCTCACAGATGCCAGCGGTCAATTTTTAGGAATGCTCGACAGCCTGAGCCTGCTGCAATTCGCCGCACTTAACAGCAGCTCGCTCTGCAGCCTCACAGAGCCGGCAACAGCCGTCAAAGAAATCGAATTAAAACCGGTTTCCGAAGCCATCGCCACGGCCCTAGACGCTCAAGTGCGCTTTCTAGAAGCAGGATTGAAACCTTCGGAAAACCTGAACTCCCTAGTCCAACTGTTGGAAAAACTGCCCCTGCCCCTGAGATTGCAAACCCCTACCGCACAAATAGTCAGCCAAAACGCAGCGTGGCGGATTTTGCTGGGAGCCGGCCCAGAACCAGTTCCAGAACCAGCAGCAAATTTGGGCAAACACTCGCCCCGCAAACCCAGCCATTTAACAAGCAAATACAAGAGCGTGCAGTTAGAGGCGATCGCCAAAGAATGCAGGAGCCTAGTAGGAGCAAGTAGATCGGGCGATTCCCTGCGGGATAGCTTGGCCGCGCGCGATTCAACCGCAGCCACCAGTTGCCCGCTGCCCCTCTACGCCGCCGCCTCCCCCTCAACCTTAACCGCTCCAGCTTGGTGCCCCACAGCCGGCAAACCAGATACCTATATTTGCGACTGCCCCGTACAAAAAGGCCAAGAACGGATCTGGCAATTTGTCAAACAACCGCTCTCAGAGCAGCTAATTTTAGTAATGGGACAAGATGTCACCGAAGAACATTTAGTTGCCAAAGAACTAGCAGCGAAAAACGCAGATTTAATCCACCTCAACCGACTCAAAGACGAATTTTTATCCTGCATCAGCCACGAACTAAAAACCCCGCTCACCGCCGTCCTCGGTTTGTCCAGCCTCCTCAAAGATAAATTGATCGGAGAACTCAACGACCGCCAAACACGCTACGCCAAACTAATCCATAAAAGCGGGCGGCATTTGATGACAATAGTGAACGACATTTTAGACTTGACCCGGATGGAAACCGGGCAGCTAGAACTAATTCCCGAAGCAGTCGAAATAGCATCAACCTGCCAAAGAGCCTTTGAACAAGCAAAACAACTGCAACAGCAAGAAGAAAAAAACCCTCCCACCCAGAGCAAAACCGACGGTACAGCAAACGCAGAACCCTCGGCCCAAATAGAATTTACACTCGAAATAGAACCGGGACTGAGCCAATTAATTGCCGACGAACTGCGGCTGCGGCAAATGCTGGTTAACCTCCTTTCCAATGCCCTAAAATTCACCGAACTCGGCGGCAAAATCGGATTAAAAGTAAATGTTTGGGAAGGCTGGATCGCATTCACAGTCTGGGACACTGGCATCGGCATCCCCGCCGACAAACAGCACCTGATCTTTCAGAAATTCCAACAGCTAGAAAGCCCCCTCACCAGGCGCTTTCAAGGAACCGGACTGGGACTGGTACTTACTCAACGCCTAGCTCGGCTCCACGGCGGCGACGTTTCGTTTATTTCCTCCGAAAACCAAGGCTCTCAATTTACCCTGCTGCTGCCGCCAAATCCTCCGGGAAACAGCGAAGAAGTCCCGGCATCTGGAGCCGACGAGGAAGAATTATTAAAACCCCAATATCAGACTCTGACGGCCAATTCTCGCTCTCGTTTAGTATTAATAGTCGAAGCAGTTCCCAAATATATCGAAGACTTAACCAACGTCCTCTCAGGTTTGGGCTACCAAGTAATAGTCGCCCGTTCCGGCACCGAAGCGGTGGAAAAAGCCCGCAGGTTCAGTCCAGAAGCGATTTTCCTCAACCCGCTGCTGCCCCTGCTGTCGGGTTGGGACGTGCTGACGCTGCTCAAGAGCGACCCGGATACCCGATCGATTCCGGCGATCGTCACGGCCACCAGAGGCGAAAAAGAACGGGCCAGTGTCAACAGAGCCGAAGGCTTTTTGAGCTTGCCGGTGGAAGAACCCGCTTTGCGGCGGCTGCTGGCAGACTTGATCGACCACAGTAATTCTAGTAGCGCCAAAGTAAGGAGTTCTTTAACCGTGTTGTGGCTCAGCCCGCAAAACAGTTCGTCTCAAGGTTCCGCTTTACTGCTCAACCCCAACTACTGCCGGGTTTTAGAAGCAGACGACCTCGGCCAAGCAGAACTCGTGGCCAGAATTTGGCGGCCCGACGCGATCGTCTTAGACGGTACAAGTCAACTGCAAAACCCCTTAGCTTTTATCGAACAGTTAAGTCGGTCTCGAAATTTGGGTTCTCTCCCTTTGGTGACTTTAGACCATCCAACTACGCAACTGGCAAATCAAGTCAAAGGATTGTCGGTATTTCCCTGTTTAGCCACTAGCAGTCCCGACGACAGTGAAACTTCACCTACCGAGTTAATGCCAAGTGCTTTGTGGCAAGTGATTCAAGTTGCTGCGGGCATGAGTTGGAAGCCCAGCATTTTATTTGCCGACATTTCGACTTTACCCGATTTGCAGCGAACTTCTGGGGGGAACCCGACGGAAGAATTGGAACATGGCGATCGATCGACCGCGGCCGAGATTCCCCTCCCCAATTCCCAGTTTTCTACTCCCAACTTTCAAGCTTTGATTCACTACATCCACACCGCCGGATTTCGAGGGTCGATCGCTCAGAGCTGGACAGAAGTTTTGCAGCAGTTGCAATATCAAAGCGTTGACTTAGTTTTGCTGTGCTTGCGAGATGCCCCCTCAGAATCCCCTGCTATGTTGCAGGCGCTGTCGAACTTGCGCCAAATGGCAGTAAAACTGCCAATTTTAGTCTGGGATTATCGATCGGCTGTCAATTCGGAATCCGAGGCGATCGACTTTCTACTGCAAGAAGTATCTGCCAAAATTTTGCCTTCTTCCTTATCAGCAGCACAATTATTAGACAAAATTCAACAGACTTTATTAACTCACTCAAGTTCCTGA
- the kaiC gene encoding circadian clock protein KaiC, with amino-acid sequence MNEISQTVKRQGLVTAGVEKIRTMIEGFDDISHGGMPLGRTTLVSGTSGTGKTLFAVQFLYNGITHFDEPGVFVTFEESPTDIIKNACSFGWDLAQLIEEGKLFILDASPDPEGQDIVGNFDLSALIERIQYAIRKYKAKRVSIDSVTAVFQQYDAASVVRREIFRLVARLKQVGATTVMTTERVEEYGPVARFGVEEFVSDNVVIVRNVLEGERRRRTIEILKLRGTTHMKGEYPFTMTNDGINIFPLGAMRLTQKSSNVRVSSGDKTLDEMCGGGFFKDSIILATGATGTGKTLLVSKFLQNACMNGNRALLFAYEESRAQLFRNAYSWGIDFEEMEEKGLLKLLCTYPESAGLEDHLQSIKSEIAEFKPSRIAIDSLSALARGVSNNAFRQFVIGVTGFAKQEEITGFFTNTSDHFMGSHSITDSHISTITDTIIMLQYVEIRGEMSRAINVFKMRGSWHDKGIREYTITERGPQIKDSFSGYERIISGSPSRITINEKSELSRILQGVQGQDDEDI; translated from the coding sequence ATGAATGAAATTAGTCAAACGGTTAAACGACAAGGATTGGTAACGGCAGGAGTTGAAAAAATTCGCACGATGATTGAGGGTTTCGATGACATCAGTCACGGCGGAATGCCACTCGGCAGAACCACCCTAGTCAGCGGCACGTCAGGAACCGGAAAAACTTTATTTGCGGTACAATTTCTCTATAACGGAATTACCCATTTTGACGAACCTGGAGTTTTCGTAACTTTTGAAGAATCTCCGACAGATATTATTAAAAATGCTTGCAGTTTCGGTTGGGATCTGGCACAGTTAATCGAGGAAGGCAAGCTATTTATTTTGGACGCTTCCCCCGATCCGGAAGGTCAAGATATCGTAGGAAATTTTGATTTATCAGCCTTAATTGAGCGAATCCAGTACGCCATTCGCAAGTACAAAGCCAAGCGGGTTTCAATAGATTCTGTTACCGCCGTATTTCAGCAGTACGACGCTGCATCGGTGGTGCGCCGAGAAATTTTTCGCTTAGTTGCGCGCCTCAAACAAGTCGGAGCAACTACAGTTATGACGACGGAACGGGTGGAAGAATACGGCCCCGTGGCGCGGTTTGGGGTGGAAGAGTTTGTGTCGGATAATGTGGTGATTGTTCGCAACGTATTGGAAGGAGAACGCCGCCGCCGCACCATCGAAATTTTGAAGTTGCGCGGTACAACTCACATGAAGGGCGAATATCCTTTTACTATGACTAATGACGGAATTAATATTTTCCCATTGGGGGCGATGCGATTAACTCAAAAGTCTTCCAACGTGCGGGTTTCTTCCGGCGATAAAACTCTCGACGAGATGTGCGGTGGCGGTTTCTTCAAAGACTCAATTATTTTGGCTACGGGTGCAACGGGAACAGGCAAAACGCTATTGGTGAGCAAGTTCTTGCAGAATGCTTGTATGAACGGCAATCGGGCGCTGCTTTTTGCCTATGAAGAGTCGCGGGCCCAGTTGTTCCGCAATGCTTATTCTTGGGGTATTGATTTTGAGGAAATGGAAGAGAAAGGACTGCTGAAGCTGTTGTGCACTTACCCAGAATCGGCGGGTTTGGAAGACCACTTGCAGAGTATTAAATCAGAAATTGCTGAGTTCAAACCTTCTCGAATTGCTATAGACTCGCTGTCGGCGTTAGCTAGGGGTGTCAGCAATAATGCTTTCAGGCAATTTGTGATTGGAGTGACAGGTTTTGCGAAGCAGGAAGAAATAACCGGCTTTTTCACGAATACAAGCGACCATTTTATGGGTTCTCATTCGATTACGGACTCTCATATTTCTACGATTACTGACACGATTATCATGCTGCAGTATGTAGAGATTCGAGGAGAAATGTCGCGGGCAATTAATGTGTTTAAGATGCGCGGTTCGTGGCACGACAAAGGAATTCGAGAATACACGATTACTGAAAGAGGGCCCCAAATTAAAGATTCGTTCAGTGGTTACGAACGGATTATCAGCGGTTCTCCTAGTCGGATTACGATTAATGAGAAGAGTGAGCTATCGCGGATTCTCCAGGGTGTGCAAGGTCAAGACGATGAGGATATTTGA
- a CDS encoding alpha/beta fold hydrolase, which produces MGSAILPHESAQKSYNQFNARVAQMTKNIFLRNNIKVFGQGTQTMMFAHGFGCDQNMWRFVTLAFEKDYKIILFDYVGSGKSDISAYSYERYSDLNGYVQDVLDICEELALADVIFVGHSVSSIIGILSSIQAPNYFNRLILLGPSPCYINDLPNYYGGFDRKDIEDLLDIMEKNYIGWASFLAPMVMQNQDRPELSEELETSFCSTDPVIASRFAEVTFYSDNRSDLPKVSVPSLILQCADDVIAPTEVGHYLHRHLPKSTLRLMKATGHCPHLSHPQETIEMIKEYLSVPHTT; this is translated from the coding sequence GTGGGATCGGCAATTCTCCCTCATGAAAGCGCGCAAAAGTCTTATAATCAATTTAATGCTCGTGTCGCTCAAATGACTAAAAATATTTTCTTACGGAATAATATAAAAGTGTTTGGACAAGGCACCCAGACGATGATGTTTGCTCATGGATTTGGGTGCGATCAAAATATGTGGCGTTTCGTAACACTGGCCTTCGAGAAGGACTACAAAATCATCCTATTTGATTATGTAGGTTCTGGAAAGTCTGATATTAGTGCGTACAGTTATGAACGTTACAGCGACCTCAATGGGTATGTTCAGGATGTCCTCGATATTTGTGAAGAATTGGCGTTGGCTGATGTGATTTTTGTCGGTCATTCGGTCAGCAGTATTATCGGCATCCTGTCCTCTATTCAAGCTCCTAATTACTTTAATCGCCTGATTCTCCTAGGGCCTTCACCCTGCTACATCAATGATTTACCAAATTATTACGGAGGGTTCGATCGCAAAGATATTGAGGATCTCCTCGATATTATGGAGAAAAATTACATTGGTTGGGCAAGCTTTCTGGCGCCAATGGTGATGCAGAATCAGGATCGTCCTGAGTTAAGTGAGGAACTTGAGACAAGTTTTTGCTCCACCGATCCGGTGATTGCAAGTCGCTTTGCCGAAGTAACTTTTTACTCTGACAATCGCAGTGATTTACCCAAGGTATCAGTACCTTCACTGATATTGCAATGTGCTGATGACGTGATTGCTCCCACCGAGGTAGGGCATTACCTCCACCGCCACCTACCTAAAAGTACGCTACGGCTGATGAAAGCTACGGGACATTGCCCCCACCTGAGTCATCCACAAGAGACGATCGAGATGATTAAGGAGTATTTGAGTGTACCTCATACTACCTGA
- a CDS encoding DUF433 domain-containing protein, producing the protein MVSVSNNQPIIIRTERGLTISGTRITLYDVMDYLTAQYPPKFIRSLFDLTDAQMDVALSYIEANRAEVEAEYQVVLRQAKEIQHYWEERNREHSARVAAMPPKPGREALWAKLREQKAKHELEA; encoded by the coding sequence ATGGTTTCAGTATCCAACAACCAACCAATCATTATTCGTACAGAGCGCGGACTGACAATTTCAGGTACGCGCATCACTCTCTATGATGTCATGGACTACTTGACGGCTCAATATCCCCCGAAGTTTATCCGTTCCTTGTTTGATTTAACAGACGCTCAGATGGACGTTGCTTTATCCTATATTGAGGCAAATCGTGCAGAAGTCGAAGCAGAATATCAAGTTGTTTTAAGGCAAGCTAAGGAAATTCAGCATTACTGGGAAGAACGCAATCGCGAACATTCAGCCCGCGTTGCAGCGATGCCACCCAAACCCGGCCGAGAAGCTCTTTGGGCAAAACTCCGAGAACAGAAAGCCAAACACGAACTAGAAGCATGA